In the genome of Kitasatospora cathayae, one region contains:
- a CDS encoding GbsR/MarR family transcriptional regulator produces MPGGRLTDEDRRQIAAGLAEGLGYTEIGRRLERPASTVMREVTRNGGPDDYRADRAQEATRHRARRPKQDPPHAPPPLADGQGRDPRVVRDVAGSVITLIEQQGMPTMTAKVLVCLLVTDSGTLTAADLVQQLRVSPASVSHAVAFLEQQGLLRRERVPGERRERYVIDGEIWLRSTLATVRMHTALVAELRSAAEALGPATPAGARFRDSADFLALMSETLTQVIHQWQQGQADRDAAGGAP; encoded by the coding sequence ATGCCCGGAGGCAGGCTCACCGACGAGGACCGCCGGCAGATCGCTGCCGGGCTGGCCGAGGGGCTCGGATACACGGAGATCGGCCGCCGCCTGGAGCGGCCCGCCTCCACGGTCATGCGCGAGGTCACCCGCAATGGCGGACCGGACGACTACCGGGCTGACCGGGCCCAGGAAGCCACCCGTCACCGCGCGCGCCGGCCCAAGCAGGACCCACCCCACGCACCGCCGCCGCTCGCCGACGGCCAGGGTCGCGACCCACGGGTCGTCCGGGACGTCGCGGGGTCCGTCATCACGCTCATCGAGCAGCAAGGCATGCCCACGATGACGGCCAAGGTACTGGTCTGCCTGCTCGTCACCGACTCAGGCACCCTCACCGCCGCGGACCTGGTCCAGCAGCTCCGGGTCAGCCCCGCGTCCGTCTCGCACGCCGTCGCCTTCCTCGAACAACAGGGCCTGCTCCGGCGGGAACGGGTTCCCGGTGAGCGCCGCGAGCGCTACGTCATCGACGGCGAGATCTGGCTCCGGTCCACCCTGGCCACGGTGCGGATGCACACCGCCCTGGTGGCCGAACTCCGCAGCGCCGCCGAGGCCCTCGGCCCCGCCACCCCTGCCGGCGCCCGCTTCCGGGACTCCGCCGACTTCCTGGCCCTCATGAGCGAGACCCTCACCCAGGTCATCCACCAGTGGCAGCAGGGCCAGGCGGACCGCGACGCGGCCGGCGGTGCACCCTGA
- a CDS encoding alpha/beta fold hydrolase, whose translation MTNAQWTGMVPVDDTALAVADTGGSGAPVIYLNGQFATQGYWRHTIAELGPRWRHITYDMRGRGRKSGRSADYSFATMVTDVDAVLAARGVDRAVVVGWSYGAFVAAHWAGRNPDRALGAVMVEGAQPYDWLDDAMEQRIRKLFRRFSPLVALARPTGLTPRMTAAQMAECNIELGKVARASAMNPVLDAITVPARYVVASGSSLGSKGDEQERIRASLQAVTERNPNIEISAKVASNHDMILKKDFAAVAKAVREVAGTSG comes from the coding sequence ATGACGAACGCGCAGTGGACCGGCATGGTGCCGGTGGACGACACGGCCTTGGCCGTCGCCGACACCGGGGGTTCCGGCGCCCCCGTGATCTACCTCAACGGCCAGTTCGCCACCCAGGGCTACTGGCGGCACACCATCGCCGAACTGGGCCCGCGCTGGCGGCACATCACCTACGACATGCGGGGCCGCGGCAGGAAGTCGGGGCGCTCGGCGGACTACTCCTTCGCCACCATGGTCACGGACGTCGACGCGGTGCTCGCCGCCCGGGGCGTGGACCGGGCGGTGGTGGTGGGCTGGTCCTACGGGGCCTTCGTCGCGGCGCACTGGGCCGGCCGCAACCCGGACCGGGCGCTGGGCGCGGTCATGGTCGAGGGCGCGCAGCCGTACGACTGGCTGGACGACGCGATGGAGCAGCGGATCCGCAAGCTGTTCCGACGGTTCTCCCCACTGGTGGCGCTGGCCCGCCCGACCGGCCTGACGCCCCGGATGACCGCCGCGCAGATGGCCGAGTGCAACATCGAGCTCGGCAAGGTCGCCCGCGCGAGCGCGATGAACCCGGTGCTGGACGCCATCACGGTCCCGGCGCGGTACGTGGTCGCCTCGGGGTCCTCCCTCGGCAGCAAGGGCGACGAGCAGGAACGGATCCGCGCGAGCCTCCAGGCGGTGACCGAACGGAACCCCAACATCGAGATCAGCGCGAAGGTCGCGAGCAACCACGACATGATCCTCAAGAAGGACTTCGCGGCCGTCGCCAAGGCCGTACGCGAGGTAGCCGGCACCAGCGGCTGA
- a CDS encoding alpha-L-fucosidase, giving the protein MAINRRVFLSSAAGIVAAATANLTIGTARALAAPSSYSPTWASVDQHPPAPEWFQDAKFGIYFHWGAFSVPAYGSEWYPRNMYIGGSDVNDHHIATYGDPSVWPYNNFLDGARDKAGNWVQFSPRLISQGGNFDPDAWAQLFVDAGARFAGPVAEHHDGFSMWNSTVNEWNSVRRGPQLNLLQIFRDSIRGKGLKLLVAMHHAYNFNGYYDHAPAQSTTSLQKLYGQLGTTAENQLWYDKLKEVIDLAQPDILWEDFDLSKVDETQRLNFLSYYYNQAVGWGREVVATYKDGYDNVGEVFDYERGGPGDIANPYWLTDDSISSSSWCYTVGIGYYSTQQMLHALIDRISKNGNMLLNIAPMADGTIPQGQKDVLLGIGDHLHRFGESLYATRAWTVYGEGPTKMGGGSFTTPVAGTNTDFRFTRSKDSTVLYATVLGWPGSSTTISTLASGRIDLSSLTSVQLLDATAGTYTSLPAPTQAGDGLHITLPSSSAPFNALAYVLKFTFSGQIPVLQPGDTGVVTAYSDISYAGTAAGLVLGSYTAAQLQSAGLAARTISSVRVPTGYQVIGYSGDDFTGTAWTFSADNSDLRNTGNNDAITSLKVIFNPATYFRISNVTDGLALDSGGNVAAGSNLKQWTWDGSPNLQWQAVDLGNGYYKLVNRTNGMVADGWGATSNGAPTQQAAWNGGNNQQWQITNRGNGLYSIANRTTGLVLDGGGQVASGSVTKQWGWNGSPNLQWSFIAQ; this is encoded by the coding sequence ATGGCGATCAACAGACGTGTCTTCCTGTCGAGTGCCGCCGGCATCGTTGCCGCCGCGACGGCGAATCTGACGATCGGTACGGCGAGGGCACTCGCGGCTCCGTCGTCCTACTCGCCCACCTGGGCCTCGGTGGATCAGCACCCGCCGGCGCCGGAGTGGTTCCAGGACGCCAAGTTCGGGATCTACTTCCACTGGGGCGCCTTCAGTGTCCCGGCGTACGGCAGCGAGTGGTACCCGCGGAACATGTACATCGGCGGAAGCGACGTGAACGACCATCACATCGCCACCTACGGAGACCCGTCGGTCTGGCCCTACAACAACTTCCTCGACGGGGCCCGCGACAAGGCCGGCAACTGGGTGCAGTTCTCGCCCAGGCTGATCTCCCAGGGCGGGAACTTCGACCCGGACGCCTGGGCCCAGCTGTTCGTGGACGCCGGCGCCCGGTTCGCCGGGCCGGTGGCGGAGCACCACGACGGCTTCTCGATGTGGAACAGCACGGTCAACGAGTGGAACTCGGTGCGGCGCGGGCCGCAGCTGAACCTGCTGCAGATCTTCCGCGACTCGATCCGGGGCAAGGGCCTGAAGCTGCTGGTGGCGATGCACCACGCCTACAACTTCAACGGCTACTACGACCACGCGCCGGCGCAGTCGACCACGAGCCTGCAGAAGCTCTACGGCCAGCTGGGCACCACGGCGGAGAACCAGCTCTGGTACGACAAGCTCAAGGAGGTCATCGACCTGGCCCAACCGGACATCCTGTGGGAGGACTTCGACCTCTCCAAGGTCGACGAGACGCAACGCCTGAACTTCCTGTCGTACTACTACAACCAGGCCGTGGGCTGGGGCCGGGAGGTCGTGGCCACCTACAAGGACGGCTACGACAACGTCGGCGAGGTCTTCGACTACGAACGCGGCGGCCCGGGCGACATCGCCAACCCGTACTGGCTGACCGACGACAGCATCAGCAGTTCCAGCTGGTGCTACACCGTCGGCATCGGCTACTACTCCACCCAGCAGATGCTGCACGCGCTGATCGACCGGATCAGCAAGAACGGCAACATGCTGCTCAACATCGCTCCGATGGCGGACGGGACGATTCCCCAGGGCCAGAAGGACGTCCTGCTGGGCATCGGCGACCACCTCCACCGGTTCGGCGAGTCCCTGTACGCCACCCGGGCCTGGACGGTCTACGGGGAGGGACCGACCAAGATGGGCGGCGGCTCCTTCACCACCCCCGTAGCGGGCACGAACACGGACTTCCGGTTCACCCGCAGCAAGGACAGCACCGTCCTGTACGCCACGGTCCTGGGCTGGCCCGGGAGTTCCACGACCATCAGCACCCTGGCGAGCGGCCGCATCGACCTCAGCTCCCTGACCTCGGTCCAGCTGCTCGACGCGACCGCGGGCACGTACACCAGCCTGCCCGCGCCGACCCAGGCTGGCGACGGCCTGCACATCACCCTGCCGTCGTCCTCGGCCCCGTTCAATGCCCTCGCCTACGTACTGAAGTTCACCTTCTCCGGTCAGATCCCCGTCCTCCAGCCCGGGGACACCGGCGTGGTCACCGCGTACAGCGACATCTCCTACGCGGGCACGGCAGCCGGCCTGGTGCTGGGCTCCTACACGGCCGCCCAGCTGCAGAGCGCGGGGCTGGCGGCCCGGACCATCTCCTCCGTGCGGGTGCCGACGGGCTACCAGGTGATCGGCTACTCCGGCGACGACTTCACCGGGACGGCGTGGACCTTCAGCGCGGACAACTCGGATCTGCGAAACACGGGCAACAACGACGCCATCACCTCGCTGAAGGTGATCTTCAATCCCGCCACCTACTTCCGGATCAGCAACGTCACCGACGGCCTGGCCCTGGACAGCGGCGGCAACGTCGCCGCGGGCAGCAACCTCAAGCAGTGGACCTGGGACGGCAGCCCCAACCTCCAGTGGCAGGCCGTCGACCTCGGCAACGGCTACTACAAGCTGGTCAACCGCACCAACGGCATGGTCGCCGACGGCTGGGGGGCCACCTCCAACGGTGCCCCCACCCAGCAGGCCGCCTGGAACGGCGGCAACAACCAGCAGTGGCAGATCACCAACCGTGGCAACGGCCTGTACAGCATCGCCAACCGCACCACGGGTCTGGTCCTGGACGGCGGGGGCCAGGTCGCCTCCGGCTCCGTCACCAAGCAGTGGGGCTGGAACGGCAGCCCCAACCTGCAGTGGTCCTTCATCGCACAGTAG
- a CDS encoding sensor histidine kinase, which yields MDLEAERGGGTAVAGKLRVFLGAAPGVGKTYAMLREGQRLRGEGLDVVVGLVETYGRRGTEEQLGDLPVLPRRPVSYRGTELTELDVDALLARHPALALVDELAHTNVPGGRNAKRWQDVRELLDAGIDVATTLNIQHLESLNDVVEQITGVSQRETIPDEVVRAADRIELVDLSPQALRARMAQGEIYAPDRIDVALDHYFRPGNLGALRELALLWLADRVEEELADYRARHGIRAPWETKERIMVALNGAPQGEHLIRRGARTAARVHGDLIGVHVRLDDGTAQREPPGLAAQRALLRELHGSYVEVSGGDAARALVDFARAESATQILLGPTSRSRLRELVSGSVINRVIRLAGPIDVRVLPPPEPGLLTVPPAPRRRRPALVPVRRRRLAWLLGPVGAVALVWALSPLRGSLGLSGVLLCLLLVVAGTARLGGLFPAAGSTAAGALAADFFFTMPWHSLAVERGADVAALLVFLAAAGVISHQIDGLTRRSQQAGRARAEAAVLTRLAGETVESGARVSSDLVAELRQVFGLEAAAVLVRTGAMWQPAVSAGAQAPLRPDEGSFSVDLGEDAVLVLRGAPLTEEDTRLLGPYVTQLKLARERERLAAKASAAEVLAHTDALHTALLEAVGQDLRAPLAAVRREAGQLRGAAGRRIAAEVERMERLVANLLDLSRLRAGVMPVVLRPTAVAEVVRAAAEGLGGVRVDVGAELPRVLADPGLLERAFADVLAWGAPGAGAVVDAGVVAGRVDVRMAVHEDPAREAAGLAVVRGFVEAMNGELTVEEAPGGGTAYVVSLVRAVA from the coding sequence ATGGACCTGGAAGCGGAGAGAGGCGGCGGGACGGCGGTGGCCGGGAAACTGCGGGTGTTCCTGGGGGCGGCGCCGGGGGTCGGGAAGACGTACGCCATGCTCCGGGAGGGCCAGCGGCTGCGCGGTGAGGGGCTGGACGTGGTGGTCGGCCTGGTGGAGACGTACGGTCGGCGCGGTACGGAGGAGCAGCTGGGGGACCTGCCGGTCCTGCCCCGGCGGCCGGTGTCGTACCGGGGGACGGAGCTGACGGAGCTGGACGTGGACGCGCTGCTGGCACGCCACCCGGCTCTCGCGCTGGTGGACGAGCTCGCGCACACCAACGTGCCCGGCGGGCGGAACGCGAAGCGCTGGCAGGATGTGCGGGAGCTGCTGGACGCCGGGATCGACGTGGCGACGACGCTCAACATCCAGCACCTGGAGAGCCTCAACGACGTCGTCGAGCAGATCACCGGCGTCTCGCAGCGCGAGACGATCCCGGACGAGGTGGTCCGGGCGGCCGACCGGATCGAGCTGGTCGACCTGAGCCCGCAGGCGCTGCGCGCGCGGATGGCGCAGGGCGAGATCTACGCGCCGGACCGGATCGACGTGGCGCTGGACCATTACTTCCGGCCCGGCAACCTCGGAGCGCTGCGGGAGCTGGCGCTGCTGTGGCTGGCGGACCGGGTGGAGGAGGAGCTGGCCGACTACAGGGCCCGGCACGGCATCCGGGCGCCCTGGGAGACCAAGGAACGGATCATGGTCGCCCTCAACGGCGCCCCGCAGGGCGAGCACCTGATCCGCCGGGGAGCCCGGACGGCGGCCCGGGTGCACGGGGACCTGATCGGCGTGCACGTCCGGCTGGACGACGGCACGGCGCAGCGTGAGCCGCCGGGTCTGGCGGCGCAGCGGGCGCTGTTGCGGGAGCTGCACGGCAGCTACGTGGAGGTGAGCGGCGGCGACGCGGCCCGGGCGCTGGTGGACTTCGCCCGGGCGGAAAGCGCCACCCAGATCCTGCTGGGGCCGACGAGCCGCAGCCGGCTGCGCGAGTTGGTCTCCGGTTCGGTGATCAACCGGGTGATCCGGCTGGCCGGCCCGATCGACGTGCGGGTGCTGCCGCCGCCCGAGCCGGGACTGCTGACCGTGCCGCCCGCACCCCGCAGACGCCGCCCGGCGCTGGTCCCGGTCCGGCGACGCCGGCTGGCGTGGCTGCTCGGACCGGTCGGGGCGGTTGCGCTGGTCTGGGCGCTGTCTCCGCTGCGCGGCTCGCTGGGTCTGTCCGGCGTGCTGCTGTGCCTGCTGCTGGTGGTGGCGGGGACGGCTCGGCTGGGCGGGTTGTTTCCGGCGGCGGGAAGCACGGCGGCCGGGGCGCTGGCAGCGGACTTCTTCTTCACCATGCCGTGGCACAGCCTGGCGGTGGAGCGGGGCGCGGACGTCGCGGCGCTACTGGTCTTCCTCGCGGCGGCCGGGGTGATCTCCCACCAGATCGACGGTCTGACGCGGCGCTCGCAGCAGGCGGGCCGGGCGCGTGCGGAGGCGGCCGTCCTCACCCGGTTGGCGGGGGAGACGGTGGAGTCGGGGGCGCGGGTGTCGTCCGATCTGGTGGCGGAGCTGCGGCAGGTCTTCGGGCTGGAAGCGGCTGCGGTGCTGGTCCGTACGGGGGCGATGTGGCAACCGGCGGTCTCCGCCGGGGCGCAGGCACCGCTGCGGCCGGACGAAGGGTCCTTCTCCGTCGACCTGGGTGAGGACGCGGTGCTGGTCCTGCGCGGCGCGCCGCTCACCGAGGAGGACACGCGGCTGCTCGGGCCGTACGTCACCCAGCTGAAGCTGGCTCGGGAGCGGGAGCGGCTGGCCGCAAAGGCGTCGGCGGCGGAGGTGCTCGCGCACACCGACGCGCTGCACACCGCGCTGCTGGAGGCCGTCGGACAGGACCTGCGGGCGCCGCTGGCGGCGGTGAGGCGGGAGGCCGGGCAGTTGCGTGGTGCGGCCGGGCGGCGGATCGCCGCGGAGGTGGAGCGGATGGAGCGGTTGGTCGCCAACCTGCTGGACCTGAGCAGGTTGCGGGCCGGGGTGATGCCGGTGGTGCTGCGCCCGACGGCGGTGGCCGAGGTGGTGCGGGCCGCTGCCGAGGGACTGGGCGGCGTTCGCGTCGACGTCGGGGCGGAGTTGCCTCGCGTGCTCGCCGATCCCGGGCTCCTGGAGCGGGCGTTCGCTGACGTCCTGGCCTGGGGGGCGCCGGGGGCGGGGGCCGTGGTCGACGCCGGTGTGGTGGCTGGGCGGGTGGACGTCCGGATGGCCGTCCACGAGGATCCCGCCCGGGAAGCGGCGGGCCTGGCGGTGGTGCGGGGCTTCGTGGAGGCGATGAACGGTGAGCTGACCGTCGAGGAGGCACCTGGCGGCGGCACCGCCTATGTGGTCAGCCTGGTTCGTGCGGTGGCCTGA